The nucleotide sequence CTGGACGTCTAGGGTTGATATGCCTACCGTTGGTAAGTTTTGCACTCAAGCAGATTGTTGAGAAGCACAAGAAACCacttttagctttaatttgggTTATATGTAGGGTGCCAGCTCCTGAACTGAGGTCCTTTCTGAATTTTAGCCGTAATAGAAATATTTTCTTCAGAATGCTAACCTGAATTTCGCACTCTAATTGTAAGAATTTACCAGGTGCAGTGCTTGACATGCTTGTAGAATCATGTCAGGAGTAATATATCATCTTAATCAAGAGTTGTTGAAAATATGACATGCTCAAGTATTTCATTATTTGACTAGGGTTTATCTTATTCTTGTTTATTATATTGTTATTATAGATTATAGTCAAGGGTCTGggcctctttttttcttcccccAGACAACATCTGAGTTAGTTCAAAAGTTAAGACTGAAGGGTCATGTTACTTCTCGTTGATTGTTTTCTGAACACAGACAAGTCATGCCATTGACATTAATTATTCCTCTTGTTGGCTCTTTTATAATGGGATTGATGTGTTTCATTTAACTTTAGATGCTAAATTGATTGAGATGGTGTTGTGATGGAACCCTAGCGACTGGCCAGACTTAGTGGAACATCATTTATGTGATTCCTCATATAATGTTTCTTCACTAGTCTGTTATCTTTGATTTTCTTATCTGTCATATCTAATATTATAACATTTTTAATGGTGATGACTGCAGCTGCTAATGGTGTTGTTATTGCAACTGAGAAGAAATTGCCTTCCGTCTTAGTGGATGAGACATCTGTAAGCACACATCACTTACTTCCACCTCTGGAAATACCTGTGCTTGTCTGCGTGTAATATTGTAGCAAAGCAGAAGCTCATTTGATATTTCCCCTGGTCCAAACTTTTTTCGCTATTTTCTAAATGAGATATTTTTACCCTTTCTTTATTGTGAAGACGGAAACATTGCTTAACTCTTTTTATGCATCCTTTTGGTTTGTAATCTCTGATGCTCGCTTGCTCTCTAAAGGAAGTAAAAAactaaacaaattgaaaatgtaTCTATTTTGTTTGATTCTGCACATTCGTGTACTTGCTTcatgattttttaattttagaacTCAACGTGAAGATGTAGTTATGATCATTTTCTGTTTGCATATTTCACTGCCTGCAAATTTAACAAGGTATACCTTTTATATGTGCCTCTGCTTATCGCATTGTTAGGAAGGCATATTAATGCTTCATGAAGAGTCATAGACCAGATAGTTCTTTGATCTTAATAGTTTCAGGAGGCACTAACTTTTTATGGTAAGAAATTTACCTTCTTTTATGTTTTTCATTCCGGGGAAGAAACTGAAATTCATTCAATAAATGCTACGCATTACCAATATGCTTCAACTGATATATGTGTGTTCGGTTTTGTGGATCAAGTTGAGATCCACTGATGTTTTAGATTGTTCCATGACTGGCTCTTAACATACGATTATGTCCCTTACTGCTTTCATAGTTTGAGGTTTTAAGTTCCTATAACCGGGGAACCATCTTCTGTCTTATGCATGCCTTACtaatgagcctcgaggcatTTGCATAGGCTAGCCTCAAGATGTGCATGACTCTCCTTAGACCACCCCTTGAGGATCTGTGTTACCAAGATGTGCTGAGTCCATGCTCCCTCTTGTATGCCACCTTGTTTTCCTAGGGcgcccttatttttctttttgtaacgCCCTCATCAATTCCGACTAGTCAGTGAAGATATTGCTTGCATTGCTCTACTTGGGTCAATCTTAAGAGTTGTTTGGGCAATTTCAAAGTTTATGGACCATAAGTAGTCTGAGAATGTTCAGTTTCCCATTGAAATGGGTAGTTGGCCCTCTAGGATTGTAACATTTGATTTTGGAGGCATGGAAGTCATATAACATATGCTTCTACACATATCCAAGACGTACATGATCTGGATACTTCTACCACATTCAACTTtactaaaattttcttttctaaatGATAATGACAGGACCTAGTAATATAAATACcaacatttttttaattgtgTCATCTAATGCTCgaagaattaatatgggtggTATAGTTATATGGGGTCTGCTGTATTCTGCACACTTATTTCAAAGTTGAATATTTTGTTGACTAATGAAGGGATATGCTTGGaagctttttcttttgttgaaataGGTCTCTCCCTCAATGTCTTCTTACATTGGTATCCGTTAATCAGCTGTTGACTACAATATCTGGCACTTTTCCTTGCCTTTATTTTTCTACTGATCACATTTCCTTAGAGAGTTACATTTAACCTTCAGCTTTATCAATAAGTTCTAGGCACCTATCCAATCTTAAGTCTCCTTATGTTTCCCTTCTCTTTTGGAACGTGGAAACTTAATTTTAAACCTGTTACTTGTTTAACTATAGGTGCAAAAGATCCAGCTAATGACAACAAACATTGGAGTTGTTTACAGGTGCTATATGCCACTTACCATATTCATTGCTTTATTTATTTAAGTTgcttatattttgtttatgatattaaatattttatgaccTCCAAAATAGTTCTGAACTTTGATTTTATGCATGAGATTATCTTGGGATGATTTATATGATAATATATGGACTCCTTTAGCATGATTTTTGAGATGTTGGAAAATAGTCGTGGTGATAATTGTAGTGGTTTGTTTACTTTATAAGGTTTTTCACATATTCAGTCTCATGCTTGTTTATTTTGTTGTACACTGTGGAATTGTGTTGAGTGAATGTTTCCTGATAATTAGTTTTGATATAAATAATAGAAGCTGTTGAATTGATAAATGTTTACAAGAAAAGTGCATGCCAGAAACTTCGGAAGTGGTCCGGCCTGCTAAATTGCACATCACTGACATGACAGAAGCCTAGTGCAGTGAATGCTGCACCAAAGTTTGAACTTTAAAGTACCAGTTTCGGAACTAATTTCGGTACGCAACTGGTACAGTGTTGATACAGTCTGGGTCTTGGTATCAACACTCTGTATAGGGGTTATTATCAAGGTTATTATCAAGTATTGATTCTCTGCCAATATGAGCCGGTATGCCCAGTATGGACCAACATGGTCCGATACTACAAAATATACTTTGCACTAATTCATTGGTATGATACCATGACGAAACTTGCATGAATTGGTAAATTTGATACCTACAAAATGCTACATTTCTTTTGACACTTGAAATGGGGTAGGGGCTTAGCCATGTTAGAGCCACAGGACTGTGGCACACCCAACTCCGAAGTTTTCCTTAATATCTATCTACCTTGAATCACCTAGTCTTCTATTCAATTTAACGTACCCCCCCTCAAAAGTTTCAATTCTCTTCAAAATTACAGGACTTGGATCACACAAACATTAAAAGAAAGGTAAAACCTCTATACTTTTATGATAGGATTCCAATTCTGTTGggattcttctttttattcatataaaAACTACCAAATAGAGATCATTCTGTCATATAAAAACTTCCAAATAGGCTTCCAAGAAAAAAATCCACCAAGCAGAACCACAAAGAGACCATTGATCAGATTCATCCTGAAACCTTCCAGCATCAGCACCCTATCCCCTACTTCTCATGCCTCACAACCTAGTATTGATCTTGCATATTTCTCTCTTATTTCGCTTTACCTTGATTTCCCTCTGTCCAGATGATACTTCCTGATCACCCATGGTGGATTACCTATCTTTCTTATGGATCACCTCTGTCTCTTCTGGAAAAGATGACTTAGAGCTACCCCAAGGTGTTTTTGATAAAGGCAGGTTCTTcttcaccattttttttttgaaaaaagattATGAGTATAGCTTGCATATATACATGTGGAATAACACTTTTTTGCTGGCAGTTGATTAGTATTATCCATGGATATTTTGTTATCacactctctttttttcctatCTACAATTCAATTTAATATGATGTCGTAGAACAAAAGAgcattttgaaagaaaaaaatgtttaggaataaaagaaaaataataaagtgCAAGATTAAAACTTTCAATCAATAACAATGTTAAAGTTTTTTTCCTTAGTGCGTGTATATGAGGTGAACTAGAATATGATCAATCTGATTTCAACTCAAATCCGGCTAGTCCTGATCAGACGGGGTTCGACATTGATGATTTGAGCCGTTGATGTGGTCTACTACCTATAAACTGTTTATACACAAAAATCATGTGATTTAGAGGCCCCTAGCCTTTGCATTAAGTGGTCAAAAATggacaatttaaataatatgaAGCAATACATATTTTTTACTACTCTATGCATAAGCAAAGGGTTTCTAGATCACATGATTTTTAGTGTATAAACTGTTTAGAATAGTCGATCGCATCAAACGATGTGGATCATTGATATTAGACCCTGTTGTCCGATCAAAACTGACCGGACTTGACCTCAAATCTGGTCGACCGGATTCTAGCCCATCTCTCTCTATGCAagtttatatatatgcatatctatgtatgtatacTAAGAAAAGCTTTAGCATTCAAACATTTACATGTAAATTATATGCATGTTATATGTGTATAGCACTTTTACATTTTCTTAAATAGAGCTTGGCTCAGGATCGAAACCGAGCTCCACCCCTAAAATGGAGTATTCATTGACCACCTTCATAATATGCTATTGCTGAGTATTTGTCACCTTTCTTTGTAGAACTACCTTCTCTACTAGTTGCTATTGTTAATTTTGTTTGTATGTTTACGTGCAGTGGAATGGGCCCAGATTCCCGTGTTCTGGTGAGAAAAAGCAGAAAACAAGCACAACAGTATTATCGACTATATAAGGTATGGTTCAACCGGAAAGCCTTCCATTTACATAGCACCAGTACCTACCTGTTTATTTTACCACCCCAAAAAGCATATTAGATATGGTCTTCCGAGAACACATTCCTTATTTCAATTTACACTTTGGAACTAATGGATTGAAGGGCAATCATTTAAGTGTAGACTTCTGCCTCATTTTGCTTGCccttgaataaaaaaaatacagttTTTTAATAGACACATGACAATGAGGACCTGATAGTACTAAGTTTCTTTGCTTTATTGTCCTTTCTGGATGTTTTTGTCTACAAGAATGACAGTGAATCTGCATTTGTCTaagtttatatttttatatcatgctttatgATAGTCACTGTAAATTCATGATTGCAGGAGCCAATACCAGTTACGCAACTTGTTAGGGAAAATGCGGCTGTAATGCAGGAGTTCACTCAATCTGGGTATGTTACTTTCTGAGTTGCTTTGCCAATGGAGGTGAATTAGAATTTCATTAGCAAGTGGAAAAGCCTAGCTGTTTGTCAAGGATGGAATGTTGGGACCTAATTTttttacatacatatataagaACCAGTGGCTCCTCCTCCGTTGAAAATGACCTATGAAGTTAACTGTTATCCcaatatttcaaattttaatgcgGCACCAGAGCTGCATATTGGCCTATCCTTTATCACCTCAATTTTTAGGTCGGGTTTTGTACATCTCTGTTCTTCATGGTAAATTCTTACTTTTTGGTCATATACCTCTACCAAAAACACTACAAGATTCACTGTATGTGGTattgtttttctttcatttgattTGCCAATCTTCATGTATTTTTCTGTTAACTCACTGGTCTTCTATATCAAACCTTCTACCAGGTCAATTAAACCAGTTGGCTTATTCTTCAAAAATACATGAAAGAACAAGTTGAACTTTGGTTATTCTTCTGCTTTTAGATGTAGTTTCCTCGTTCCATCTTGATTAGACTCCTTCCAAGGCTTTGGTAACCTTCTGGTGCCTAAGCTTATTTAAGCGTAGCTTTTTTATTCATACTTGAGGACTGTTATCAGGTTGAGGCCAGTCATGAATGCCCTCAAACTTGGATAAACGACAGAGTAATTTGTATGGAAAATATTGCATGTACGTAACAAAAGCAAACTTCcctggcccaagtttcaagtggGCGTGAGAGTCTTATGCTCCAACTTTAGGTGCACAATCAGATATTCCAGCCTCAAACTGCACTTGTCTGGTTCGTATAGAGAAGgcattataataataaattcatgctttccttttcttcctttccttaaCCCCTGCAGTGGTGTAAGGCCATTTGGAGTTTCTTTGCTGGTTGCTGGATATGACGACAATGGTCCACAGCTCTATCAGGTATTTTGGCATCTTACCTTATTCTCTTTACTGGTTTAACCATCAGTAATTTCTAATAATTTCTAATAATTTCTAATAAGGTAATTTCTAATAATTTCTGTCGGGCACATTGCCTATAGTTAGGATCCAtcaatataatttgtttttgtaTATAATATTATCCATGTACATCTTAAATTGAGTATCTCCTACGACTTGATTTTAATCTGTACCTTGTTCCATTTTAATAGGTATGTGCGGGTCATCTGGCTTCTTATGGCTACTGTGATTAGCATGACCTttaattgatgatttctcacaCCACTTGATCTTAATTTTGTCTCACCTTCTTATAGCTACTGTGATTAAGATGATGTGACAACTTAAATCTTATacatctttttatttctttgaaCCTTGTTTTCTAGGTTGACCCATCAGGTTCATACTTCTCTTGGAAAGCATCTGCAATGGGGAAAAATGTTTCCAATGCAAAGACATTTCTCGAGAAGAGGTACCCAATGCTGGCTGATGTCATCCATAATTTAGTTCATGTTGTCTGCTTCATGTTGAATCATGAACAAAACCTTCCAATCCCCCTTAGAACTATCAGACGACCTCCTTCTCCACTTAGAAAACTTTAATTCATCTCAGAAATTCTTTGTTCGCTGTCATGCTTTCTCCTTGCTTGAGGCACATTGGTAACCTCCACTACAAGCATCACCATCTATGACTGTTTTACAACTTGGGGCATTTCTTCCGATTGTAGGTATACTGATGATATGGAGCTTGAAGATGCTGTGCATACTGCCATTTTGACTCTTAAAGAAGGGTATTTTCATATGTTTCATTTGAACTTTTGTCTTAAATACTTGGATCTTCAGTGATATTAATTTGATGGGATGTGTTCCAAAATGTATAGGTTTGAAGGTCAAATTTCTGGCAAGAACATTGAAATTGGAATTATTGGAGCTGACCGTAAGTTCAGGTTTGTTCAATTTCTCTTCACTAATGGCTCCTCAAGTTTTTCAGTGTTTTTAAGTGGTTTTATCAGTCTATTGTGTCCAGTGAGTAGAATTGCACTGTTTCCATGTTTAACTAAATGGAAAGGGTTAACCATGTCTGTTCCATCTGTTGACATAGATGCACAGATTAGGCAACATTAACCTAATTAATATTAGGTGGAGTTAGAAAAAAAGGTTGGCAGTGTAATTCTATTAGAAATGTCTCCACATCCTTGTTTTACCGCAGGAACTTACCAGTAAGAATATCCTGTTATGAATAAGAATTGCTGAATATTGTAGCGGCTGGGCATCTGAAGCTCCTCAAGCTTTTGCCAGAGCTATGTTTGGATGCTCAGAGAGCAAGGAAGAAGTTATAGATGGGCTCGAATGTGTCTAAATCGGCTGATTCTGGTTCTATCAGTTGGCAACCAAACATAGCTTAAATGGATTTAGTAATAGTACAAGTAGCTGGACAGTAGTGTTATGTATAACCAATGATCAAAAAAGTTGTCATTGATGTATGGGAAGATGGTAATGATCCGGATTACGGGGTGGTCACAGTGTGCTGCATGCAAGAGGAATGAAAGGGTGGTGGTATTTCTATGTTCTTATAATTAATATCATACTCattatatttctttttatgTTGCAGGATACTTACTCCAGCTGAGATTGATGATTACCTGGCAGAAGTCGAGTAATTTTGTCAAATCCTGCTTCTAACAAGGGATATTGAATTGTTTTAAtgtatatcatatttgatgttaAAATTTTTGTCTCTCGATTTCAGCTCTTTTGCTCCAAATTTGTCTATGGTGTAATGTCTTCTTTACTTGACACTTATTAATTGAAGTTTTAACCTGCAGCATGACTTGCCTAAAATACCCACTGAAATGCTTACCATGCTGGAAGCATGGTCAAAGGATAAATTGAATATTCATTGATCTGATATCTAGTATAAACTGATTATAAGTGAGCAAATAGGAATCATAGATATGTATTTTGATTAACATAAAATTCAAGTCTCGCCttcaaaaacaaaattaaatcCAATTCTGAAACCCAACAAATTTGGATGCTTCCAGGctcaatatttctatacatgaaCTAATTCCTTTCCGGATTTAGCCATAGTTGCAACCGTTAATTTTCCTCTGGCTGTTTTGTTATTCTATTAAATGGAAATTagaggaaataaaaaaaaagtgaccAGCTCTTTGGAGTCTCTCCCCAGCCCTACTTTTACATGAGACAGCAGGCAATGCTGCACCGTAGGAGGTGGATAGGGTCAGCGAAAGAAGTGGCGATGGGCAGAATAAACGGTTTTCAATTCAAGGTTCCCACTCCTCAAAATGGGTATTAAACAAAGGACATAGTGGGTTAGGTAAAACCTTttttgagaggaaaaaaaaaacataaatcatAATGTTAAGCAAATTTTGTATATCTAACCATATCTAAATTTCTATGCCGTATGGAGCCACCATTGCAGTATATCAGCGAGCCTAACAAATAGGGCATATCAGTTGAAgtagattcttcttttttttgtcaatAAAAACTTCTTTCCAAACTATACAAGCTTTTTTTTTATCACGCATCACAACATATCATTAATTACCTATAAATGCAATGCTTTACCCATACATGCATGCTCTAGGATGAGATCATGATAACATATAAGAATACTTTAGCAAAGTAGCTTGAGTGAGTAACTACACCACGGAGTTCAACAAAGTAGCTTGCGCGTGTACCGGCACCACCGGTCAAATGGCCTCGAGAGGTTGGGCCAATCGGAGTCGGAGGCGGAGAAATCCTCGAGCCAGTTGCGAAGGATGATCTCCTGGTCCTCCCATGGCAGGCCGATGACGAGGTCTTCGATTACCCTTTCCATCTCCCACTTTTCCATCCCTGTAAGCACCGGGCTCGTTACCCCGTGGCTCGCATGGCAGAGCAGTGGCATCCACAACGCCAATATCCCGAATCTGACCTCCCTCGCTGTCTCCCACTCCCCACGTGCCAGCTCCCGTAGCAATACGACTGCAAACACACAGAGATCAAATTAGAGATTCTTCTATATAACCCTTCATGAATCTGAACATTACTTTGCTTTCACAAATTTAATTATGAGAAAGATTAAAACCATGTGAAGGAACATTCCTTCTAAAAAGCTATGCCTCAATTACATAGTTAAATTGTTTTGTTAATGTTTATGTCCTCGCATGATAGCTCAATGCATCCAACTTCCACCAATAGAAGCATCTGCATCATCGATTTCACTTGTTAATTTTTATGTCCTCACATGTATACTCTTCTACATATTTAAATTTgtgtgaatattttttttaaaaattaatatttatttctgtaccttcataaaatactattttgcaCAGATACTTCTAATATAGTggttcttctaacaccgttaataaaaattatatttattttaattaaaaataaaataaaaattttaaattatttttttatcttccaTCACAAtcaccttataaatattttcttttgcacATCTgcctattaaaaatattttagtcattttaattggaaccgttaattttttaacagaaTTAGATAGCTTTGGTACATAcgcaaaaataaagataaaaaaagatagaataataaaataagcattttatgagggtatacatgaaaatatcaattttggaagggtatttatgcaaagaaaaatatttttatgatacaaatcatCCTTTCCCTTGTTGATCATTAGTAAAGAGCC is from Phoenix dactylifera cultivar Barhee BC4 chromosome 18, palm_55x_up_171113_PBpolish2nd_filt_p, whole genome shotgun sequence and encodes:
- the LOC103722419 gene encoding proteasome subunit alpha type-2-A-like; protein product: MGDSQYSFSLTTFSPSGKLVQIEHALMAVGSGQTSLGIKAANGVVIATEKKLPSVLVDETSVQKIQLMTTNIGVVYSGMGPDSRVLVRKSRKQAQQYYRLYKEPIPVTQLVRENAAVMQEFTQSGGVRPFGVSLLVAGYDDNGPQLYQVDPSGSYFSWKASAMGKNVSNAKTFLEKRYTDDMELEDAVHTAILTLKEGFEGQISGKNIEIGIIGADRKFRILTPAEIDDYLAEVE